DNA sequence from the Thermococcus gammatolerans EJ3 genome:
AGTATCGAAGCCCACTCCATCAAAACTTCCCTTCGTGTCAAAAATTATCCTTGAGTATCCCTTCTTATGGTACTCCCCCGCCAGGTACCCAAGGGCTTTGTCGGGGAACGCCTCCATTCCGAATACTTTCAGAGTCCTGCCGTGGTAGGCGGGGTCGTAAAAGACGTCTTCACCTTCCCTCTCAAACAGCTTAACGGCTATTCTACTGTACCTCATGGAGTCCACCGATCCATCCTGGTGAACAAACTATAAACGGCTTCCGCTAGATTACCTTGACCATTCTCTCTCTCCAGGGACCCACCCTGACCCTGATGTAGCCCCTGAACTTCTCATCAACTTCCCTGTCGCCGGTGTAGACCCTCACAAAGCCGTCCTTGACCTTGGAGGGAGTTGCAATGACTATTATGTTCTCCTTTGGAACGTGCCTCAGAACCTCCGCGGAGAACTGCTGGTTCCCCCTGCCGAATAGGAAGTTAAGGCCCCCGATGACGGTGACGATGATCTTCGGGTTTCTCTCAGCAAACTTGAGGAGATCCTTCTCGGCCGCATCCTTCACGAGGAGCCGGGCCTTGCCGTCCTTTATCTCGACTACGTCAACGCCGAGGAGCGTTCCGTCTATACCCAGCCGGTCCTTGAGCTTCTTTATGGTTGAACCTGCCCCCAAGAAGTAGACGCCATCTTCCAGCTCCTCGGCGAGTGCCTCTATTGTTGCGTCGACGTCTTCGGCCTCGTCAGTTTTCGCGGGCTCCTTCGCCCCCTGGAGGAGCATCTCAACGTGGGGCGTGAGGGCCTTTCCGTAGTGCTTTGGCCTTACTTCATCGCGCCTGAAGGCGTTCTCATCGAGGTCCATCACGTCCCTCTCAATTAACGCTGCGTTTCCCCTGATGAACTCAACGAGCAGCCTAGCCGCATCCTCCGGGGATGCCGCAAAGACCCCGGAGAACATCTTAACGCCAGTCGGAATACCGAGGATTGGAATCCTTTTTCCGACGACGCTGAAGACGTCCCTCGCTGTTCCGTCCCCGCCTGCAAAGAGAATCAGCTCAATCCTCCCCAGCATTTCGCGGGCGAGCTCCTTTGTGTCCTCCGGGGTCGTGTCGGGTATCCTTACGCCAAGAACCTCCCGGTAGCCCACTTCCCTGTGCCTGATGACCTCGAAGGGGAATTCAAATTCCCTCAAAACGTTTTCTCCAAGGGGGCCCGGCCCCGTCAGAAACTCAAGCTTCCCGGCCTCTTCATAGCCGCTCAGCTCCCGCAGGAAGAGCCTTGCGAAATCCTCCGCGATGGGCCTCGCACCCCTCCTTATCGCTTCCTCCACGACGCCGTCTGTTCCCTTCAGGGCGACCCTTCCGCCCATCCCCGCTATGGGGTTGACTATGAACCCGATTCTCATCCTTTCTTTCATTCCTATCCCCGTCGAATTTATGAGCGAGGGCTTAAAGGTTTCACCTCATGTACTTCCTCGCGAAGACCGTGAGGAACACCGCCCACATGAACATTCCGAAGAGCGCTTCGAGCGATGCTATTGCCCGCCCAACGCCCACCGGATGGTAGTCCCCATAACCGAGGGTCGTCGCTGTCACTATGCTAAAGTACTCGTAGTCGAGGAAGCCCATACTGCTTGAGAGTCCCCGAACGCTCCCCGTCAGGAAAAATAGGATCGGGAAGAAAACGTTGACCGCGGCCAGCCATATCAGTATCGGCCTCTTCCAGTCGGTTCCGTATTTGCATGTCAAATCTGCGAAAAGCCATTCGAAGAGTATCTCCATCTTTTTAAGAAGCTTCCTCCATCCCCTTCTCCTCGCAGAGGCCTTTATCTTCCTCTTGGCGACCATCTCAAGGTAGTAGTACTCGTCGGCCTTTTCAAAGTCCCCGCTCCGCTCCCAGCTCGTTCTGGCGAGGCGATAGAAGACCTCCTCCGCGTGGGGACTGTTGAACTGACAGTCCTCCACGATAACGAAGCCCTCAACGTTGAGCTCCAACAGTAAAGTTGGAAGGACAGTGAGGTTCCAGGTCGGCGATATCACGAGCGTTGATCTGCGCAGGATGAAGTTGCTCTCGATGCGGACGTGAACGAACTCCGGCGAGAGGAGCCTGCTCTGCCTTATCTCGACGTGGCCGAAGACCTCAAGGTTTTCCAGGGTTAACCTTCCGGAGAAGCCCCTCACGGTGAGCCTGACCTGCCTCTTGAACCTCGGAGCTGTGTCGAAGCGTACGTCCCTCAGAACGAGCTCTCTCGCCCTGACCATCCGGGCTTTCCCCTCGGATACGCTGACGCCGTGCTCCTCGAGGATTTTCCTGAGGAGGGGGTAGCGGGTGTTTATCCCGATCTTCCTCACGTTCTTGAGGCCCGATATCTCGATGAATCCTATGATCTCCTTTCTCTCCCCGTATGCCGCCTCTTCTCCTCCTTCTCCCCCACCAACGTAGCGGGTGGAGTTTACCATGAGGTACTTAACGTCGGAATCGCGGACGGCTATGTGGCCGCTGAAATCAACACGGAGTATGTTGAGGCCGAACACCTTCGAGTCCTTGAACAGGAGAACTTCCAGTTTCGTGTCAAATACAATGACCCTCTCTATCGTCGAACCGACCACCACGAGACCCTTGATGGAAGAGCCGTCCACTATGAGGTTCTTGATGTGGGAGTTTCTAAAGACGAGCACCCTCTCGGATGTGAAGTCCTTTATCGTAACGTCGTACAGGTAAACTCCCTCAAAATAGCTCTGACCGGCCTTGAGTCTCTCCGCGAACTTCTCGGCCTTGATCCGCTTTATCTCTTCACCGAGAAGTCGCTCGCCCTCATCGTAGGGAATATGGAGGGGACAGTACTTCGATCCCTCAACCGGCTTTAGCCTGCACTTTTTCCCGTTGCTGTAGACGTACTCACACAGCGCTACTCCCCCCTGAAGAGTTCATAGATCAGGACGTCCACGAAGCCTTCCCCCGGAACGTACTGGTGTTTTCTCAGCCTGCCAACGAGCCTGAATCCGTTCTTTTCGAGAACACGGGCAGAGGCTACGTTTGAACTGAAAACACGGGCGTAGAGCTTTCTGAGGTTGAGCCACTCGAAGGCGTATGTGATCGCGAGAGAAACGGCCTCGGTCGCATAACCCTTCCCCCAGTGCTCCGGCCCGAGGAAGTAACCAAGCTCGGCGTTTCCACTGTGGAGATCAACGTTATGGAGGCCGATGAGGCCGAGGAGCGTCTTTTCCTCGTTCTTTATGATGGCAAAGACCTTCTCTCTCGCCTTTTCCCGCCTTATTGCCTCATACCACTCCATCTCGTCCTCGAAGAAAAAGATCTCGTGGGGTTTCGTGAGGTATCTCCTGACGGCCCTGTCGTTGTACCACCTCCACAGCAGGTGAACGTCCTCTCTCATCGGGACGGCGAGGCTGACTTTCCTCCCCTCGAGTATGGTCGGCCTCATCGCAAGCACCTTAAACTTAAAAGGGTCGTCCCGTATTTAAAACTTGATGGAGAGGGAGAGACTCATAGACATCGTCGCGAGGATACTTCGAAGGTCTGGCCTGAAGGTCGCGAGGGTCGAGCTTAGGGGAGGGTGTTTTGACCTCGTTGCGAGCGGACTCTTCACGCTCCTCTTCATAAAGGTCGTTACCAACATCGACACGGTTACGCCCGAACAGGCGGAGGACCTGAAGAGGCTGGCCAAGCTTTTCAAGGCGACTCCGATGATAGTGGGTGTGCGAACCAAGAACTCGGAGATAGAGGAGGGAGTCATCTACGAGCGCTTCGGGATATACGCCCTCAATCCAGCGACGCTCTACCGGGTTTTGATAGAGGGCGAACTTCCGGCGATATTTGCGGAACGCGGCGGCCTCTACGTTCGGATCAACGGGGAACTGCTGAAGAAGCTTCGTGAGAAGCACGGCTACTCAGTGGGGGAGCTGGCATCCCTCCTCGGGGTTTCGAGGAAGAGCCTCCTGAACTACGAGCGGAACGAGCAGGCGGTTTCGCTGGAGGTTGCGCTCCGGATGGAGGAGCTCTTTGACGAGCCCATAGCCGAACCGATCGACGTTCTAAGGGCAAAGGTCGACGTCGAGCTGAAGCCAGCGGAGCCGGAAACGCCCCTTGAGCAGGAGGTCTTTGAGAAGCTCAAAGAGCTCGGCATGGGAGTGGTCAAGGTGAAGAGGGCCCCCTTCAACGCCCTTTCAAGGGAAGACGAGGTCACGATTCTAACGGGGATAGACGAGAAGAAGACGCGCTCGACAGTCAGGAGGGCTGAGATGGTCGCTGAGGTCGGGAGAATCATCAACACGGGCGGCCTCTTTGTCCTGGAGAAGTCAAAGATGGAGGTCGTTTCCGAGGTTCCGCTGATCCCCAAAGAGAGCCTGAAGGAGATAAAGGACGTGGACGAACTCATAGAGCTCATCGAAGGCCTCAAGAGGGAGATAAGGAAGAGCATTTAGGAAAAGAGAACGTCCCTCCAGACTTTCTGGAGCTTCTCCACGTATTCCTCGGGTGAAGCTATGAGAACGGCCCATCTGGGGGTCTGCCGCCTCTTGAGTGCGTTGGCAAGGGGCGTTACCTTGGTCAAGGGCTCAAGCTCGCCGTTGTCCATAAGCACGTTTATCTCGGTCGCCTTAAGCCTCGGCTCGCTGAGCATCAGATCGGCGATGCTGAACTCGAGGATGACCTCTCCCTCCCTTGCCCCGACCTCACTCGCGAGCTTTCTTTCAAGTTCTTGTCTCTTCTTCACGTTGCGATAAGCTGCCAAAAGCTCCCTCTTCTCCTCCGAGCTGAGCTCCCCTGCCCCAGCCAGAACGGCAGCCTTGTAGAGGTTCCTGTATTTGACCCTCTTCACGATCTCCGATGGGAAGCCTTCGAGATCCTCCAGCTCAACAAGAACCCGGCAGTCTATCATCTTCCAGAAGTCCCAGAGGTGCCCCTCCTCAAGGGCGAACTCCAGGGCCCTGGTCAGCATCCCCTCCGCTATCTTGACTGTGTGGTGGAAGTAGACGCGCGAGTACATGAGCGAGCGCGCTACCATCATGCCCTCAACCGCCTCAACTCCCTTCTCCTCGACGACGAGCTCACCGTCGTGGATCGTCAGGACCTTCAGCAGTCTCTCCATATCTATTATCCCGTGAGCAACCCCGGTGTAGTGGGCGTCTCTGATGAGGTAGTCTATCTGATCGACGTCGACATCGCCGTGAAGGGCCTGACCCAGGTACCTCCTCTCATGCTTTCCAAGGATTAGATCGGCGACGGCCTTCGGATCGATGCCCCACCTCTCCAGTATCTCAGGTATCTCCCCACCACCGTTTCCCTCCGTTATGTCTATCTTGCCAAGGATTATCCGCTGGCCGAGACGCATGTGGTCGTATTCCTGCGTGTAGTGCTTGTAGATACTCTCAAACGTGTGACTGAAGGGGCCGTGTCCGATGTCGTGGAGCAGGGCGGCCGTTTCGAGGAGGAGGGCCTCGTCCCGGGGTAAGCCAAGCTCGGCAGAAAGCCTCTTGGCCACGTTCCAGGCCCCGAGGGAGTGCTCAAAGCGGGAGTGGTTGGCGCCTGGATAGACCAGAAACGCGAGACCGAGCTGCCTGATGTGCCTGAGCCTCTGAAACTCGGGGGTTTTCACAACGTCGAGGACAACACCGTCTATTTTCATACTTCCATGTATGGCGTCGTGTATGACCTTTGCCATGCACACCACCCGGGAACAGTTGCCAACGGACTTAAAATAGTTTTCCGCAGAAGGACAAAAGATCAAGGGAAAAATAGGACGAAATTCATCGGTACTCGCGCTCCAGGTGCATCTGTTCCACCTTCCCGATGTTTATCACCCGCAGTGTGCGGAACGTTTTTTAACACCGGCAGGGCAAGATACGAGCGGGGGAAGAGGAATGGAAGGCATATTCCGGCTCACCGACTTCAACTTTTATAACAAAACGGTGTTCCTGCGGGTCGATCTTAACTCACCGCTCAAGGACGGAAGGATAATCAGCGACGCGAGGTTCCGGGCGGTTCTTCCGACCGTGCGGAAGCTCCTCGAGGACGGGGCCAAGGTCGTCGTCGCCACCCATCAGAGCAAACCGTACAAGAGCGACTACGTGACGACTGAGGAGCACGCTGAAATACTCGGAAGGCTCCTTGGTACTGGAGTTGAGTACGTTGAGGATATCTTCGGACGGCTCGCGCGCGAGAGGATAAGATCCCTAAAGCCCGGCGAGGTTCTAATGCTCGAAAACCTCCGCTTCTCCGCTGAGGAGATCTTCTACAAGCCGCTCGAGGAGTGTGAAAAAACCCACCTCGTCAGAAAACTCGCCCCCCTGTTGGACTACGCTGTGAACGACGCCTTCGCCGCTGCCCACAGGAGTCAGCCTTCCCTGGTGGGCTTCGCCCGGCTCATGCCAACGGTTGCAGGCTTTCTCATGGAGAAGGAACTCATGGCCTTAGAAAAGGCCTACGAACACGGTGAGAGGCCTAGGGTTTACGTGCTCGGCGGAGCCAAGGTCGATGACTCTCTGAAGGTTGCGGAGAACGTTCTGAGGAAGGGAAAGGCCGACCTCATCCTGACCGGGGGTTTGGTGGCTAACGTTTTCACCCTCGCCAAGGGCTTCAACCTCGGCGATGCCAACATCATGTTCCTCGAAAGAAAGGGCCTCCTCGAGCTTGTGGAGCGGGCCGAGAGAATACTCGACGAGTTCTATCCCTACGTCAGAACACCGGTTGATTTTGCCGTCGATGTGAACGGCGAGCGCGTTGAGGTCGATCTCCTAAGCGATGAGAAGGAACTCTTCGACCGCTATCCCATACTCGACATAGGCTCCAGGACGGTTGAGAAGTACCGCGAGATACTCCTGAAGGCGGGAACAATCGTCGCCAACGGCCCAATGGGAGTTTTTGAGCGTGAGGAGTTCGCCCTCGGAACGGTGGGGGTCTTCAGGGCGATAGGGGAGAGCAAAGCGTTCAGCGTTGTAGGCGGCGGTCACTCGATAGCGAGCGTCTACCGGTACAACATAACCGGAATAAGCCACGTCTCGACTGGAGGGGGAGCGATGCTGAGCTACTTCGCCGGCGAGAGCCTACCTGTCATCGAGGCCCTGAAGGAGAGCTATCGGCTCTTCAAGGCCCGAAATTGAGAGATGGCCTTTCCGCCACCCGTTCTGGAAGGTTCAAAAGCGGAGGCCAATCAATCACTTCCGGCGTTGATGGTCGGAGCCCTTGCCACCTAAAAACGCCTCCACGCCCCGAAGTATTCCCTCCATTCCCTCACCCGCCGGCTTGGGGATGAAAACGTCGGCTATCGGGGTTATCCCGCTCCTCTTCGGGTTTATCTCTATCACCCTTCCCCCGTGCTCCTTGACGACGTAGGGGATGTATGCGGCCGGATAAACGACCCCGCTCGTGCCTATGACGAGAACGACATCAGCCTTAGAGGCCAGCTCAAAGGCCCTCTCGAGTGCATCCTGCGGAAGGGGCTCGCCGAACCACACCACGTCCGGCCTTAGAAGGGATCCACACCGGGGACACCTCGGAAGATCCTCCGAGGTCAGGAACTCCTCGAGTCTTCCGCTCTCCTTCAGGTTTTCCCTGTAGGCACAGGAGGTACAGCGAACCCGAAAGATGTTGCCGTGAAGCTCTATCAGGTTTTCCGTTCCCGCCTCACGGTGGAGGTCATCAACGTTCTGAGTTATTACAGCTTTGATGATCCCCATCTTCTCGAGCCTCGCAAGGGCCAGATGGGCCCGGTTCGGTCTGGCCTTCGCTATGAGCCTCATTCTCCATTTGTAGAACTCCCACACCAGCTTGGGGTTTCTCCTGAAAGCTTCGGGAGTTGCCAGTTCTTCAGGTTTATAGTTCCTCCAGAGCCCGTTGGCGTCCCTGAAAGTGGGAACGCCGCTTTCTGCGCTTATCCCCGCGCCGGTGAAGGCTATGGCGAACTTCGCCTTTGCCAAAATCCTTCCGGCTTCCTCGCAGAGCATGATCCCCTTTGGGAGGCAAAACTTAAATTTTTAACTGACCAATTCTAAACGTTAAGATGGCATTCGAGTGGGTGTCGCCGATGGCTCCAATGGAAAAGGGGCTATTATCCATATTCTTCTGGGGCTGCACATAACGTCCTTCTACGAGTTCCTGAGGGAGAACATCATCGCGTACTACGTTCTCTCGGCGATGCTCCTGACGACGATCGGAGCAATCACCATAATGTCCATACGTAAGGAGGAGGTGGGATGAATGTGGTGGGAAAAACCCGGTCATCTGCGAACTGTTGGTAACAGGCTTTTCATCGGGGAGCACGACGTCGTTGAGCTCGCCGAAAAACACGGAACGCCCGTTTACATCTACAACCTGGGCAGAATACGGGACAACTACCTCAGAATGACTGATGCCCTCAAGAAAGCAGGGTTCAGGGAATGGAGGATACACTACGCGATGAAAGCGAACAACAACAGGGAAGTCCTCGGATTGATCAGGGAGCTCGGCGGTGGAATAGATGCCACCTCGCCGGGTGAGGTTAAGCTCGCAAGGGAGATCGGCTTCGAGGACGATGACATAATATTCACGGGAACATCCCTCAGCAACGGTGACCTTGAATTCCTCGCCAAAACGAAAGTGCTCATAAACTTCGACTCCATCTCCTCTCTGAGACGCTTCAACGGCGAGGAAGGGCGAAAGGTCGGCCTCAGGATAAACACCGGCGTCGGGATCGGCAGGGTTGAGAAGACCACAACTGGTGGGCTAGAGGCAGGGAGCATTCCCGTCAAGTTCGGAATCTCCGGAAAAGCCATTGACCGGGCCTTTGATCTGATAGAGGAGAAGGGCTTCGAGCTTCACTGCCTGCACCACCACGTTGGCTCGGACTGGGTTGGGGAGAAGATCGGCAGATACTTCCAGGCACTGGACAACCTCCTCAAGGTGGCCGAAAAGGCAGAGGCTCGCTTCGGCGGATCCGTTGAGGTTATCGACCTCGGAGGGGGTTACGGAGTTCCCCACAGTGCCGAAGAGGAAGAGTTCCCCGTTTACGAGTTCTTTCAGCGGGTTAAAGAGCACATGGAGGAGTACGGCTTCGGCGACCTCAAAGTCATCGTGGAGCCTGGAACCTACCTTGTGAGTGACGCCGGCATTCTGGTGGCCCAGGTCAACACAGTGGAGGAGAAGAACGGGAGGATTTTCGTGGGTGTTGACGCTGGTTTAAACGTCTTCAACTCGCCCGCCCTCTACAACTACTATCATGAAATTGTGGTCTGCAACAGGGTCTCCAGCGAGGAGAAGATGGTCGCCACCGTTGTCGGGAACATCTGCGAGAGCGGAGACATATTTGCGGTAGACAGGGAGCTGCCTAAGATAGAGGAAGGGGACTACATAGCCATACTGAACGCCGGGGCCTACGGATACGTCATGGCCAACAACTACAACCTCCGCCCCAAGGGAAAAGAAGTCGTCGTTGGCCGGTCCCGTTCGATTTTCTGATTAATTCTTCCTATCCTGTTTGGAGACTTCCAGAGTCTTCGAACGTTTTTTGAATTTTCATTCAGATTTTCGTGGGAGGGTTTAAATTGTATTCATTTGGACATTGAACGGGGTGAGAGAGATGCCGGTCTCGGAGGGAGTTGAGAGAAAAAAGGTCACCACGTCACACGGTCGCTATTACTCCGCAAGAATAGCGGCGCAGAGGCGGAAAAAACTCATAGTGATCCAGAACATCAGACGGAGGAAGGGAATTCGGGGACTGAGGACAAGCACGATACACGTCGAGAAGAAGCGCATAACCCGGGGGGAGGCTCTGGCAATCCTCGTGGGGACTCAGATAGGTGCGGGAGTACTGGGCCTACCATATGCCGCCAGCAAGGTCGGTCTCATCCCAGCGCTGGCAGTGCTCATCGGCGTGATGTTCCTCATGCTCTGGACGGGCCTCATCGTCCTCAGGTTCTCGGCAGGAATGGGCGGGGCACAGATGAGCACGGTAGCCCAGAGAACCCTCGGAAGGGTCGGTGGCTGGCTGATGTACGTGAGCATCTCCATAATGAGCTTCGGAGCTATCTTAGCATACATAGCTGGAATGGGAAGCGTCTTCGCGGGCCTCTTCGGGATAAACGAAACGGTTGGAGCGTTCGTCTTTTGGGTTTTGGCCTCGTTCGTCGTCTATCACGGCCTCGAAGCCAGCGGAAAGACGGAGCTGGCGATGAGCTACGTCATGCTGGCGCTCTTCATAGCGGTTACCCTCATGCTGATTCCCCACGCGAAGGTGAGCAACGGCCTCTATGCAGACCTCTCGGGAATCCTGAGCATAACTGGTGTCGCAATCTTCGCACTCGGCTGCCACACGGTAATCCCAGACGTTTACAAGGGCCTCGGAAGCTACGAGGAGACCAAGAAAGTCCTCGTCTGGGCGTTCATAATACCGACGGCCATCTACGCGGTATTCATGGTCGCCTTCCTCCTCGCCTTCGGCAGGAACACGCCCCAGATAGCCACGCAGGGCCTTGAGCTCCTTTACGGCCACCTTGGAAGAATCGTCGGCAATCTCATCCCGCTCCTGGCAATAACCACGAGCTACATCGGAATCGCCTTGGCTCAGCAGAGCAACAACGAGGAGTTCGTGAGGCTCAAGAGGCCGATAGCGTGGGGTCTGACGGTAATTCCACCCGCTCTGGTTTACTTCGCCGGCGTCAAGAACTTCGCTGACGTCTTGGCTTTCGCTGGCGATACTGGAGACATGATGGCCTTCATAATCCTACCGGTACTCATCTGGCTCGTCGACAGGCTGAGGCGTCGGTGAGCCATTTATTAATGTACTTTTTTGTGCGTGTGGACAGCTGTGGTAAGGTTTATATCCACGTCGTTCAAAGCACAATCGAGGTGTTTCCCATGAGCTACCGCGAATACCGCGACAGGGTTCTGAACTTTATTGAGGACCACGAGCACTGGAGGGCCCACACGATAAACCTCATAGCGAGCGAGAACGTGACCTCTCCGAGCGTAACAAGAGCGGTGGCGAGCGGTTTCATGCATAAGTACGCCGAGGGCTGGCCGAGGCAGAGGTATTACCAGGGGTGCAAATACGTTGACGAGGTCGAACTGATTGGAGTGGAGCTCTTCACGAAGCTCTTCGGGAGCGATTTCGCTGACCTGAGACCGATTTCCGGAACCAACGCCAATCAGGCGGCTTTCTTTGGCCTCACCCAGCCGGGAGACAAGGCTATAGTTCTCCACACCAGTCATGGTGGACACATAAGCCACATGCCCTTCGGGGCGGCGGGAATGAGGGGGCTAGAAGTCCACACCTGGCCCTTCGACAACGAGGCCTTCAACATCGACGTTGACAAGGCCGAGAAGCTCATCCGCGAGCTCGAGCCGAAGATAGTCGTCTTTGGCGGCTCGCTCTTCCCGTTCCCGCACCCGGTCAAAGAGCTCGCACCCGTCGCTAAGGAGGTTGGAGCCTATGTTATGTACGACGCAGCACACGTCCTCGGCCTCATCGCCGGAAAGCAGTTCCAGGATCCGCTCCGCGAGGGAGCCGACATAATCACCGCTTCGACCCACAAGACCTTCCCCGGGCCACAGGGCGGTGTAATCCTCTACAAGAAGTTCGGTGAAACGGAGGAGATAGCCAAGCTCCAGTGGGCCATCTTCCCAGGTGTGCTGAGCAACCACCACCTCCACCACATGGCCGGAAAGGTAATCACCGCCGCAGAGATGCTGGAGTACGGTGAGAAGTACGCGGCCCAGGTCGTCAAGAACGCGAAAGCTCTGGCCGAGGCGTTAGCGGAGGAGGGCTTCAAGGTCATCGGCGAGGACAAGGGCTACACCGAGAGCCACCAGGTCATAGTTGACGTTTCAGACCTCCACCCCGCTGCTGGAGGCTGGGCCGCACCGCTCCTTGAGGAGGCCGGCATAATCCTCAACAAGAACCTCCTGCCCTGGGACCCGCTTGAGAAGGTCAACGAGCCGAGCGGTCTGCGCATAGGCGTCCAGGAGATGACCCGCGTTGGAATGTTCGAGGACGACATGAAGGAGATTGCTCACTTCATCAGGCGCGTCCTCATCGACAAGGAGGATCCGAAGAAGGTCAGGCGCGACGTCTACGGCTTCCGCGCCGAGTTCCAGAAGGTATACTACTCCTTCGACCATGGCCTGCCGCTCAGGGAATGATTTCTTTCTCCTTTTCTTCCCCCGTCGGAAAAACGTTATAAGT
Encoded proteins:
- the glyA gene encoding serine hydroxymethyltransferase; amino-acid sequence: MSYREYRDRVLNFIEDHEHWRAHTINLIASENVTSPSVTRAVASGFMHKYAEGWPRQRYYQGCKYVDEVELIGVELFTKLFGSDFADLRPISGTNANQAAFFGLTQPGDKAIVLHTSHGGHISHMPFGAAGMRGLEVHTWPFDNEAFNIDVDKAEKLIRELEPKIVVFGGSLFPFPHPVKELAPVAKEVGAYVMYDAAHVLGLIAGKQFQDPLREGADIITASTHKTFPGPQGGVILYKKFGETEEIAKLQWAIFPGVLSNHHLHHMAGKVITAAEMLEYGEKYAAQVVKNAKALAEALAEEGFKVIGEDKGYTESHQVIVDVSDLHPAAGGWAAPLLEEAGIILNKNLLPWDPLEKVNEPSGLRIGVQEMTRVGMFEDDMKEIAHFIRRVLIDKEDPKKVRRDVYGFRAEFQKVYYSFDHGLPLRE